ctcttctcttcactTCCTTTCTAAGAAAGCCTCAAGTTAGCCCTGGCGGCTCAGTTTCAGCAACACAAACTTTAATAATCTTTTTTGATCTATACAACATTCAAAATGCATTCTCTTGCTATTGTCTCCGCCTTCTTCGCCATGGCTTCTGCTCATGGAGTCGTTCTCTCTGTTGAGGGAGCTAATGGAGTTACCATGCCTGGTCTTAGCAGTAAGTTGCTATCTCACCTGGTAGCAGATAACAGAATCACTAACAATACACAGTTGCTGACGGAACTCCTCGTGATTGCTCAAGCAACCGATGCGGTTCTCAAGCCGACACCTCCATCATTCGCGATCGTGAGATCCGCAGTGGAGAAGCCAGCGCTCTGGGCAGGACCCAGGGTAACGGACCTGTTGACGCCTCCGTCATGATCTCCAACTTTTTGGGCAGCGGAAACGCTAATAACGTCCCTACCAACAACGGCACTGAAAGTGCTACTGGTGTTGAGGACGACTTGTCCAACTTGCCCAAGGGTAACAACCaggacaacaacaacaaccgaCAGAGGCGTCAGTTGGGTAACTTCTTGGGTGGACTCTTCGGCGGTGGCCGCGGAGGCGGTGGTGAGAAGACAGAGACAGCCGAGGAGACTAGCGTTGCAGCTACGGCTGGAGAGGGAGCCAGCAAGGGCTTGCCGACGGCTTCTGATAACGGCGAGGTTACCATGACTTATAGACAGGTAAGTTTTATCCATCTTTCGTAAGTTCCTCGACTAACTCCCTCAGATCAACCAAGACGGTGCCGGTCCAATGACAGCTGAAATTGACGCTACATCCGGTGGCACTGACCCTGATGCCTTCCAAACCGCAGAGGTGACCCAAGATGTTCCTGGAATCGGCATCCAGGGTCTCTCTCTCGCTACCAACACCGATTTTCCTCTCAAGGTCCAGATGCCCCAGGGCATGACCTGTGAAGGCTCTGTCGGCGGCGCCAACAATGTCTGCATCGTTCGTGTTCGCAACggcgctgctgctggtcCTTTCGGTGGCTCTGGTGCTTTCACCCAGTCTGCTGCTTCACGAAAGCGTGCTATTGCTTTCCGTCTCAAGAAGCGCATGGAGATCGTCCGCTACTAAGTGCTTGATGAATATGTATTAGAGACACTGGAAGTTGAGAAGATAGTTGAAGATGGTTGTAGATAGTAAGGGACCTGTCTCTTAGTAATACATGTATCATTACTCCTCTACTAAAGAATGCTTGAGGACTCTCTAGCTTATGTGCTTATGCCGCTACTAACATATTGCTCTCGTATATTGTCCTTCCATGCCTCAAAAGAAATGGATGGACCTACCAAGGTCTTTGACCTTGGAGTATGTCGCGATAGCCTCCTCCTGTCGTTCTCCACCTTCCCAGTACTTGTATCCAAGACTGTAGATGACTCGTGCTAAGATTCCTTTGTGGCCTCGCTCGTTTTGCCATTCTGTTTCCTTCACAAGCTTATCAAGCACCGTCTCAAGGTGACTGAGAGACTCCTCCTTCGATTCGATGACTCGGGACAGTGCGTAGGAGGCGACCCAACTTTCTGGATTCATCTCCAATACCTTTCGTGCTCTCTCTTCTGCAAGTGACTTGGGAATTTTCTCACCTGCCACATAAGAGAGAAGTAGTGATGCTTGGGCCTCCCATGTTGAGCCTTTCTCCTGGAATTTGAGCATCTCTTGTGCCCAATCTTCCAGCCAGTGGATATCTGCTGAGGCCGGGCTATGAACGGAATCTACGTCTTCACCATCTtctgtcttcttctccttgtcatCTCCTGGGGCTGTCTCTGTTGATTGATTGCCATCATTTACTTCCTCACTTTTATCAGTAGGGGATTTGTCCTAGAAAGCTGTTATTCGTTGCAATGTTACTCCATGATGAGAAAAGATTGCATACCTTGTTGAGAATTGTACCAAGGAGTATATAGGCCCGAATAGCCTCCCACTGAGTTGTGTCCTTTGTAAACAAGTCTTCAGCCACTAATGTTGCAGACGAGCCGAAAAGAGCCAAGTGGCGATTGGCATTAGGTGCGTTAAACGAAGCTACCAATGCCGTGCTCTTGACATTCTCGATGACAGCAGAGTCCTTGAGCCATTTAGTAAGTGAGTCGACTCCTTGATCCGATAAAATCCATGTTTTCCAACTCGCAGGAAGATGATCCTTGGAGAATTGCACTTCATCGGCATCCTCGTGAAGCAAGTGAAAGCCAACCAAGGAGTCGAGAGCATACTGCTTCGTAAAGAGTCTGAGCAAGGCATCACCAACTTGAGCCTTGAGAGAACGGTCTGTCAGAGATAGGTCGGTCTCCTTCAGATGAACGTGGAGGTTGTCACAGGCATAGTCCAAAAGACGCTCGGTCTTTTCGTTGCGCTGATTGGTAAGGCAGCGTATACAGCGCAAAACCATAGAAGCTTGGGAGTTGTCTGGGTCTTGACAGATATAGTTACCTTTACgagccatcttcaaatcGAAGAAATCATCAAATCCAAACTTCTGGTATAGGTTGCTTGGACAGATAGTTGTGAGGTAGTGCTTGATGATATTAACCTCGGCAGGTTGTATCTCCTTGAACCCACTGGAACTTTCACTGTCCTCGACATCTCGTTTCTTGAGCGGAATCCTTTCTTGTATAGCACCACGTTTGTACTGAACAAGACCGGAATCGGTTGTAAAGATGGTGTACTTTGACGCAATCTTGGCTTCGATTGACATGAGCGAGGTGCTTGCTTTGGGGCCAGCTTTGAGGGCGAGTGCTGCTTCAATCTGGGCTGGTGAGAACCAAATTCGTGCATCGTTGACCCAAAGAATCATCTCATTAATCTCTGCCATCTCCTTTGGCGTGAGCTGTTGGTTTAGCTTCTCGATATCAGACTCGATCTGGTCAGGCCGTACATTGCCAGCTGATTCCAGTAGAGCATCAATCTCTTCGACATCGTTCGTTTTGGAGATATTGTCAAGGACTCGCTCGATCTTGTAGTAGTCTCCCCTCGTAGAAGACTGTAGTGATGAGAAAATCTTGGTCCTTAATTCAGAGACACCGGCCTAGACGTGTTTTTGAGGATTTCCATACTGTCCATCCGCCTGTTGATGTACAAGACAAGGTCCTTGCTGTTTGCATCGCCGAGAACGATCTTGTCCATCTTAACACCACCGGCCAAATCAATGGCGTCAAAGAGCTTTTTGTTTCCTGTCAGAAGTATCCGAGTTCTCTGAATGATCGGATTGTCGGAGAATCGTTGTAAGAAGCTGATCAGTACTTCAGCGTTGGCACCTAGCCCATCGAGTACGATATAGAATGTCACATCCATAGCTAGCAGGTCTTCGTtctcgaggagaagctgTGTCCACATGTCCAACGCGCTGCTAAAGGACTGGGACTTCTCACAAATGCCTGCGACGCTCTTCATGACGGGATCTTCGGCCAAGGCGAGTTGACACATGACGTATCTGGAGATAATGTTGGCATCGTTGGCGTCTGTTGTGGATTTGGTATCAATGTCAAGAAATTTATGTGCAGTGACAACTCTTTTTCCCGACCCCTTCATCTTGCGTAGATGAACGACGACATTAGATGCAAGGAGTGTCTTTCCAGCCCCTTCTTCGCCCTCCAGAGCCAGGATACGTTTCGAATCTTCAGAGCCCGAAATCCAACGAGTAAAGCGAGAGTCTTGGAAAAGCCACTCACCGTGCCCTCGAGGATGTTGCCTTTGTGTCGTTTCCACATCTATCCCATGGTTCACGACCAGGTTCGATGATGGTACGTCAAGTCCAGTGCGTTGANNNNNNNNNNNNNNNNNNNNNNNNNNNNNNNNNNNNNNNNNNNNNNNNNNNNNNNNNNNNNNNNNNNNNNNNNNNNNNNNNNNNNNNNNNNNNNNNNNNNNNNNNNNNNNNNNNNNNNNNNNNNNNNNNNNNNNNNNNNNNNNNNNNNNNNNNNNNNNNNNNNNNNNNNNNNNNNNNNNNNNNNNNNNNNNNNNNNNNNNNNNNNNNNNNNNNNNNNNNNNNNNNNNNNNNNNNNNNNNNNNNNNNNNNNNNNNNNNNNNNNNNNNNNNNNNNNNNNNNNNNNNNNNNNNNNNNNNNNNNNNNNNNNNNNNNNNNNNNNNNNNNNNNNNNNNNNNNNNNNNNNNNNNNNNNNNNNNNNNNNNNNNNNNNNNNNNNNNNNNNNNNNNNNNNNNNNNNNNNNNNNNNNNNNNNNNNNNNNNNNNNNNNNNNNNNNGTAGTAGGTAAGTCGTCTAGAAACTCAATACACTCTCGAGAAGCCAGCGGAGGCTCTCGAAGATACCCTCATAACCCTGCCAGGCCGGAATCACGAAGGTGAGGGCATGTAGCAGGTACCAGCTGAGCAAATACCTGTGCCAATCGTCAGTATAACAGTGGGAGATAGAAGTTGAAACGCACGTATGATGCACGCCTCCTACGGTCTGGATGCATTGAAGCGTTCGGTTGAAAATGTTCTTCACAGTACCATACTTCTCAGAtgccttcttgtccttgaacTGGGATTGCTCCAAATGTTGCAGGACGCTGTTTATGTCCAGATTCGATTTGATCTTGGAAGAATCTCCACCTGCCATCTGCACAACGCGAATCTCGACTTGTTTCCAAATCTGTGAgacctcatcatcaacattaGTGCCAAAGACACCAGTGCTGACCAAGCTGCCGGCGGACATTGTAAGTGCCATGACGTTGATACAGAGAAATCAATACCTCagatggaggaggagaaaTATAGCAAAGGAAAAGCGATTAGAAATCCTATCTTTAAATATTGAACGCTACTTCGTATCTATTATTGACAACTGGTGCCTGGAGCTGACGCGAAATTCGGGATTTTTCTCTTCAAGGTGGTCTGATGTGTCGGTTGTTAGTCATGCGGC
The window above is part of the Fusarium oxysporum f. sp. lycopersici 4287 chromosome 8, whole genome shotgun sequence genome. Proteins encoded here:
- a CDS encoding hypothetical protein (At least one base has a quality score < 10); the encoded protein is MKGSGKRVVTAHKFLDIDTKSTTDANDANIISRYVMCQLALAEDPVMKSVAGICEKSQSFSSALDMWTQLLLENEDLLAMDVTFYIVLDGLGANAEVLISFLQRFSDNPIIQRTRILLTGNKKLFDAIDLAGGVKMDKIVLGDANSKDLVLYINRRMDSMEILKNTSRPSSTRGDYYKIERVLDNISKTNDVEEIDALLESAGNVRPDQIESDIEKLNQQLTPKEMAEINEMILWVNDARIWFSPAQIEAALALKAGPKASTSLMSIEAKIASKYTIFTTDSGLVQYKRGAIQERIPLKKRDVEDSESSSGFKEIQPAEVNIIKHYLTTICPSNLYQKFGFDDFFDLKMARKGNYICQDPDNSQASMVLRCIRCLTNQRNEKTERLLDYACDNLHVHLKETDLSLTDRSLKAQVGDALLRLFTKQYALDSLVGFHLLHEDADEVQFSKDHLPASWKTWILSDQGVDSLTKWLKDSAVIENVKSTALVASFNAPNANRHLALFGSSATLVAEDLFTKDTTQWEAIRAYILLGTILNKDKSPTDKSEEVNDGNQSTETAPGDDKEKKTEDGEDVDSVHSPASADIHWLEDWAQEMLKFQEKGSTWEAQASLLLSYVAGEKIPKSLAEERARKVLEMNPESWVASYALSRVIESKEESLSHLETVLDKLVKETEWQNERGHKGILARVIYSLGYKYWEGGERQEEAIATYSKVKDLGRSIHFF
- a CDS encoding hypothetical protein (At least one base has a quality score < 10), with amino-acid sequence MSAGSLVSTGVFGTNVDDEVSQIWKQVEIRVVQMAGGDSSKIKSNLDINSVLQHLEQSQFKDKKASEKYGTVKNIFNRTLQCIQTVGGVHHTYLLSWYLLHALTFVIPAWQGYEGIFESLRWLLESVLSF